TTTGACGTCACCAATAGTTTGACGCGACCTCACATCCAAGGGTAGCCGCACATCTTCAAACGCGATAAAAATTCGCATTTTGCTTCCGCTGTTAAAACGCGACTGACGCGAATTTGCGCGACCTTCATATGCCGCGACAATCGCTAACAATGGCACAACAATGGAGGCATTGTTCGAAGTATCTTATTGCATCACAGGGATTCGAGAACTATGCCATTGTTACGTcggtaaaataaacaattaaggAAATAATCAtcagttacgtcacaaaacacATTATTCGTCTTGATTATGACGTCGTTTTACCAAACGGGGACGACGtgatttctgttttaattgtttcgtTTCACAATCGGAGTGAATTCCTgaatctgtgacgtcactttctACGTCATCCAATGTCATCAGTGACCTCGATCTGACCCCGCGTTCCAGAATCCGATGTTTCCATTCAAAGCCGCCATTGAAGCGCAGTGaatcagtgacgtcatcggtAGTTACGTCACGATCTATGGCAATAtcgtgtgtgacgtcattgacATAGTTTATGTCTTCTTCAGTGACGTCAGAATCATTggctatgacgtcatcgctGGTTACGTCATCTTCGGAGCGGGAAAACTTTGGCTTGTTTGAAAGAGGGGGAGGAGCAGGAGGAGAAATAGGAGGAGTGGGAGGAGGAGGGAGATTATCTTGTGTGTGGGAGGATGGAGGAGGAGGGAAATTATCTTGTGTGTGGGAGGATGGAGGAGGAGGGAGATTATCTTGTGTGTGGGAGGATGGAGGAGGAGGGAGATTATCTTGTGTGTGGGAGGATGGAGGAGGGAGTTCTGTAAGCGTTATGATTGGTTGGTTAAGGGGAGTTGTATTTATCGTAGCTGGCTTGATAGTCAATCCGCTAGGTGGCTTCATGGCTTTCTCGGGCACGTGACCTCGTTTCTTTGGCTCTGATTggttaattaaacatttaagcttattaaataaacaaagggGTATTATGACGTACTTATCACTTCCTCGCGTGGCTCAAAGTCGACGTCACTTTGTTTtgcctgtgacgtaacaatattaATTGTGTCGTAACTAGTTGGTATTCCCCTAAAGTGATCCAAGTTACCCTTTCTTTTAAGTGTTGTCTCGTTGGAGGCCTCCTATTGGCTGCTGCAGGTTTCGCTCGTGTTTTAGTCACGTGATCTAGGTTAGATCGAGCCCCCATTGTGACGATTGTGACCGAATAATCAAGCTTTGCAACCCATTGTTCAAATTCTTTCGAATCTTCCAAGTAGAAAAGTTCCCGCTGCAAATAATCGTTTAAACAATtgcattattacgtaatattcaaaacctttgttttctttttatcctTTGGTTCTAGAACGAAGGTGAATTGACTTTTCTTACAATCGCGTTTATGAGCATTCGAACAACCGGTATAATTGTCCAGGTTAATTTTCCCACAATGCACGTCATTCTCGTCCATTGTCTGCGTCATAAACGATTGTTTAGATAgattacgtcacagtaggTTACAATATGCATTGCGACGTCATATGCTTTGATACGAGTGTTaaggaagtgacgtcacaaccaaCTTtatagtgacgtaacaaccaACTGTGACGTACCTTATATTCAAACATCAttagtttattattgttgAGAATACACCATCGTTTCCGCCATCTTTTGCGCAACCAGCCTTCTTGTATTAACCTGTACAACCAACCATGCATATCATACGTCACTTCCTGCTAAATAACCTTGTTAGCTTATACGTCATGTGGATGACGTCATCTTATAATACACCAACTTAcgttcattgtttcgtcataattATCTTCAAACCCAGCAGATATGACGGAACAAATACTAAACAGGCGTCacaaacaacttttttctaaacttttgttaccgcattgttacgtcactacTACTTAAACTTAATCGCGATACTACTATTATACCACAACCAAATTATCCTTTCAGTTTAAATTCCTGACCAAGCCTCAAGGAAGTGCCTAATCTATGACGTAGCTCTCGTCTACCCCTTTTTCTCACTTTCTCTCCTTTAGTCAGATGAAGAAGGcatgatatttattttgtttatttgagtGGTATGAACCTAGATGAGTGTGTTGCACCAATACCGGGTCGTCCATGCTTCACTGGTTTGTATGTGATGCTGAATTCACCCAAATATCGGCCAATCATCTCCGGCTGTAAATATTGGGGTTAAATATTACATCACAGCCACCATTGTGACATCGCAGCCACCATTGTGACATCGCAGCCACCATTGTGACATCGCAGCCACCATTGTGACATCGCAACCCACCTTTATTTCCACTTGGTTGAACACCTTTCCATTATAAACGCCAACCATGCTTCCGACCATCTCTGGTTCAATAACCATATTCCGAAGGTGAGTTTTTATAACTTCAGGTTTTTCAAGAGCCGGAGTATTTTTCTTTGCCTGCaagaatataaacattaaacacat
This DNA window, taken from Ciona intestinalis unplaced genomic scaffold, KH HT001210.1, whole genome shotgun sequence, encodes the following:
- the LOC100175200 gene encoding wiskott-Aldrich syndrome protein family member 2 isoform X3 — encoded protein: MMFEYKTMDENDVHCGKINLDNYTGCSNAHKRDCKKSQFTFVLEPKDKKKTKRELFYLEDSKEFEQWVAKLDYSVTIVTMGARSNLDHVTKTRAKPAAANRRPPTRQHLKERAKQSDVDFEPREEVIKPKKRGHVPEKAMKPPSGLTIKPATINTTPLNQPIITLTELPPPSSHTQDNLPPPPSSHTQDNLPPPPSSHTQDNFPPPPSSHTQDNLPPPPTPPISPPAPPPLSNKPKFSRSEDDVTSDDVIANDSDVTEEDINYVNDVTHDIAIDRDVTTDDVTDSLRFNGGFEWKHRILERGVRSRSLMTLDDVESDVTDSGIHSDCETKQLKQKSRRPRLVKRRHNQDE
- the LOC100175200 gene encoding wiskott-Aldrich syndrome protein family member 2 isoform X1; this encodes MNQEVTYDMHGWLYRLIQEGWLRKRWRKRWCILNNNKLMMFEYKTMDENDVHCGKINLDNYTGCSNAHKRDCKKSQFTFVLEPKDKKKTKRELFYLEDSKEFEQWVAKLDYSVTIVTMGARSNLDHVTKTRAKPAAANRRPPTRQHLKERAKQSDVDFEPREEVIKPKKRGHVPEKAMKPPSGLTIKPATINTTPLNQPIITLTELPPPSSHTQDNLPPPPSSHTQDNLPPPPSSHTQDNFPPPPSSHTQDNLPPPPTPPISPPAPPPLSNKPKFSRSEDDVTSDDVIANDSDVTEEDINYVNDVTHDIAIDRDVTTDDVTDSLRFNGGFEWKHRILERGVRSRSLMTLDDVESDVTDSGIHSDCETKQLKQKSRRPRLVKRRHNQDE
- the LOC100175200 gene encoding wiskott-Aldrich syndrome protein family member 2 isoform X2; translated protein: MNEVTYDMHGWLYRLIQEGWLRKRWRKRWCILNNNKLMMFEYKTMDENDVHCGKINLDNYTGCSNAHKRDCKKSQFTFVLEPKDKKKTKRELFYLEDSKEFEQWVAKLDYSVTIVTMGARSNLDHVTKTRAKPAAANRRPPTRQHLKERAKQSDVDFEPREEVIKPKKRGHVPEKAMKPPSGLTIKPATINTTPLNQPIITLTELPPPSSHTQDNLPPPPSSHTQDNLPPPPSSHTQDNFPPPPSSHTQDNLPPPPTPPISPPAPPPLSNKPKFSRSEDDVTSDDVIANDSDVTEEDINYVNDVTHDIAIDRDVTTDDVTDSLRFNGGFEWKHRILERGVRSRSLMTLDDVESDVTDSGIHSDCETKQLKQKSRRPRLVKRRHNQDE
- the LOC100175200 gene encoding neural Wiskott-Aldrich syndrome protein isoform X4, with protein sequence MNQEVTYDMHGWLYRLIQEGWLRKRWRKRWCILNNNKLMMFEYKRELFYLEDSKEFEQWVAKLDYSVTIVTMGARSNLDHVTKTRAKPAAANRRPPTRQHLKERAKQSDVDFEPREEVIKPKKRGHVPEKAMKPPSGLTIKPATINTTPLNQPIITLTELPPPSSHTQDNLPPPPSSHTQDNLPPPPSSHTQDNFPPPPSSHTQDNLPPPPTPPISPPAPPPLSNKPKFSRSEDDVTSDDVIANDSDVTEEDINYVNDVTHDIAIDRDVTTDDVTDSLRFNGGFEWKHRILERGVRSRSLMTLDDVESDVTDSGIHSDCETKQLKQKSRRPRLVKRRHNQDE
- the LOC100183019 gene encoding 40S ribosomal protein S15-like, which encodes MSREQLMDMYCARQRRSFNRGVKRKHNALLKRLRKAKKNTPALEKPEVIKTHLRNMVIEPEMVGSMVGVYNGKVFNQVEIKPEMIGRYLGEFSITYKPVKHGRPGIGATHSSRFIPLK